CAGTCTTCTCTCAGGGTCTCGACCCGAATCTCCCGAAACTTGCCCAGCGCCTTCAGTCCCTGGGTCAGGATCTGCATCCGGTCCTTCCAGTACCGGTCACGGGCATCGGACCCGACACCGTGCCCGATGACAAGCACCGATTCGGCCGCCGGAGATTCGCTCAATGCCCGGACCCGGTCCAACAGCACATCCCCGGCCAGACGGGAGTCCAGCAGGCCCGCAGCGCTCAAGATAACTTGGGACTCCAGCTCGAGGGGAGGCGGAATCTCCGATCCTCTCAACAGCCGGACCGCATCGCGGGTCATCTTGTGGTGATGATGATCATGGTGCAGGAAAAAGGGAGGCGGCTGGTCACTCACGCCCAGCAGGTACTCGGTCTGCGACAGAAAGGACCTGCCGTCCATGAAGAGCCGGACTACGGCGATCTTCCGCACCCCTTGCTCTTCGAGCTGCAGGATGCCCTGCCGCAAGGGCTCCCGTTGCGCCATTCCATAGGCCACCACCACCGGACAGACCTTCTCCAGCGGCGCCACGGCTTCCTTGACGGCCCGGTTCCACTGCTCGTCGCCGCCGTGAGCCATGATCAGCAGGCCGGAGTCATGGGCGCCGCCGGCCGGACCCTGCGACCAGACGGCGCCGACTCCCATCAGCAGAACACCAATCCACACCCATCGCTTCATGGCCACACCCATCGCCCACTCGAACTCCCAGCCGGTTGCGGTTCCGGCCGGCGGCGCACTTTTCGAACCGTTTCGATTCCTGGTTCTCGCCGGGGCGCCATGATGGAACAGAACCTGTCCGAGATCAACACTCGTGCACGTATTGAGGCATGACCTGCCGGCCGCGGACCTCATTGCCTGATATCAGTCTTCCTTGCTATAGTGGCGCCCTCAACGGGTCCAGCAGAAGGAGCACGAGAATGACCTACATTGTGACCGAACGATGTGTTGACAACCGTTACACCGACTGTGTCGCCGACTGTCCTGTCGACTGCTTTTACGAGATCGAAGATCCGCACATGCTGATCATCAATCCCGACGAGTGTATCGACTGCGACGCCTGCGTCTCGTTGTGCCCGGTCAACGCCATCTACCCCGAATCCGAGGTGCCGGAAGAGTACGACGAGTGGATCGACATGAACGACCCGGAACTCTGCACCGACGACAATCGGATTACCGACACGGACGCGCCGCTGGACACGGCCATCACCATCGAAGAGGTGAAGGAAAGGGAGGAAGAGGATTTCGGCGAGGCACTGGAGGATCCATCCAGCGCCGCACACTGAATGCTTCCCCGGTCTGTTCGAGGGTCGATCCCGGCTTCCCGGACCGCCCGTTGTCCGAGGTCCCCCGGGATCGGCAGGAGGTCATTCGAAGAATTTCGGGAGC
The genomic region above belongs to Acidobacteriota bacterium and contains:
- a CDS encoding ferredoxin family protein, with protein sequence MTYIVTERCVDNRYTDCVADCPVDCFYEIEDPHMLIINPDECIDCDACVSLCPVNAIYPESEVPEEYDEWIDMNDPELCTDDNRITDTDAPLDTAITIEEVKEREEEDFGEALEDPSSAAH